CGATCTCGCCGGCGATGAGGCGGCCCAGCGAGTCGTCGCCCACCATCCGCCGCAGGTACGTCCGGTCCACGGTAAGCGTCCCGGCGTGGCGGACGGCGAGGAATGCGTAGCCGTACACCGCCAGCCGGAGCGGGTCGAAGGTGTTGCGGTCGGTGACGGTAATCTCCACCCCCCGGCAGGCCTCCCCATCGTAGCGGCCGTCGCTGGGGGCGGGGGGGGTGAACAGGGCGACGGCGGACGCCGCGGCTTGGCAGTGGGCCTCCCAGTAGAGCGCCAGCCCCTCGGCGTCCAGCCAGGGCGCTCCCACCCGCTCGAAGGGACGATCCGTCCCCCGGCCCACCGAGAGGTTCGCCGGCTCGAAGAGGCCCACGCCCGGATAATCCAGGGCCCCCTCGAAGCGGACAAGGTTCGGCGAAGGCGGACGCCAGGTCGGCCCGCCCGCCTGTTCGTCGAAAACGCTCTCCGGAGCGTACCCGTCCAGCCCGACGACCTCCACCCGCGCCCCGGGGAGGAGCTCGTCGGCGATCCACCGCGCCAGCTCGCCCGGGGTGAGCCCGTAACGGATGGGGACCGGCAGCTTGCCGACGAAGGAACCGGAGACGCCGTCCGGGAGCGGGCCGGAGACCCGCGCCCCCAGCGGGCAGGGACGGTCCAGGACGACCAGCGGCACCCCCGCTTCCCGGCAGGCCGACAGGCAGAGGTAGAGGGTGGAGGTGTAGGTGAAGAAGCGGACGCCCGCGTCGGCCAGGTCGTAAACGAGGGCGTCGAGGAGCCTCAGGTCGGCGGGGTTCGGCGCCCTCCCGCGACCGTAGAGGCTCTTGACCTCGAGGCCGGTGGCCCTCTCCACCGTGTCGCCCAGGTCGCCGAAGGAGTCGGCCCCCAGACCGTGCTCCGGGGCGTAGAGCCAGGCGAGTTCGACGTTCTCCGCCCGGCCGATGATTTCCCAGTTCGGCGTCCCGGACTCATCCACGCTCGCCGCGTTGCAGACCAGGGCGACGCGCCGGCCATCCAGGGCGGCGAATCCGCTTTCCGCAAGCACCTCGACCCCCGTCCGAAAAGGAAAGGGGGCCGTATCGGGGGCCGGGTCCGCCACGGGGGCCTCGCCGCCATCCCCGCCGCAGGCGGTGGCGAGGAGGATGGACAAAACGGTACAAAGTGCGGTGGCTCCCCTCACGGCGTCTCGCTGGTTCGAGTGGTGTTTTTAACCGGTCCGTTGAGTGTACGGGACTTGGGCCGCCGGTGTCCAGCCCCG
This portion of the bacterium genome encodes:
- a CDS encoding DUF1343 domain-containing protein: MRGATALCTVLSILLATACGGDGGEAPVADPAPDTAPFPFRTGVEVLAESGFAALDGRRVALVCNAASVDESGTPNWEIIGRAENVELAWLYAPEHGLGADSFGDLGDTVERATGLEVKSLYGRGRAPNPADLRLLDALVYDLADAGVRFFTYTSTLYLCLSACREAGVPLVVLDRPCPLGARVSGPLPDGVSGSFVGKLPVPIRYGLTPGELARWIADELLPGARVEVVGLDGYAPESVFDEQAGGPTWRPPSPNLVRFEGALDYPGVGLFEPANLSVGRGTDRPFERVGAPWLDAEGLALYWEAHCQAAASAVALFTPPAPSDGRYDGEACRGVEITVTDRNTFDPLRLAVYGYAFLAVRHAGTLTVDRTYLRRMVGDDSLGRLIAGEI